The following nucleotide sequence is from Streptomyces sp. HUAS CB01.
TGGCTGCGAAGTAAGGGACGAGGGACACCACACCATGGCTATCTTCCTCACCAAGGAATCCAAGGTCATCGTCCAGGGCATGACCGGCTCCGAGGGCCAGAAGCACACCAGGCGCATGCTGGCCTCCGGCACGAACGTCGTCGGTGGCGTGAACCCGCGCAAGGCGGGCACGACCGTCGACTTCGACGGGACCGAGGTCCCGGTCTTCGGCTCCGTCGCCGACGCCATCAAGGAGACCGGCGCCGACGTCACGGTCATCTTCGTCCCGGAGAAGTTCACCAAGGACGCGGTCATCGAGGCGATCGACGCCGAGATCGGCCTCGCCGTCGTGATCACCGAGGGCGTCGCGGTCCACGACACCGCTCAGTTCTGGGCGTACGCCGGTGCCAAGGGCAACAAGACCCGCATCATCGGCCCCAACTGCCCGGGTCTGATCACCCCCGGCCAGTCGAACGCCGGCATCATCCCGGCCGACATCACCAAGCCCGGCCGCATCGGTCTCGTGTCCAAGTCCGGCACGCTGACCTACCAGATGATGTACGAGCTCCGTGACATCGGCTTCAGCTCCTGCGTCGGCATCGGCGGTGACCCGATCATCGGCACCACCCACATCGACGCCCTGGCCGCCTTCGAGGCCGACCCGGACACCGACCTGATCGTGATGATCGGCGAGATCGGCGGCGACGCCGAGGAGCGCGCGGCCGACTTCATCAAGGCCAACGTGACCAAGCCGGTCGTCGGTTACGTCGCGGGCTTCACCGCCCCCGAGGGCAAGACCATGGGCCACGCCGGCGCCATCGTCTCCGGCTCCTCCGGCACCGCACAGGCCAAGAAGGAGGCCCTGGAGGCCGCGGGCGTGAAGGTCGGCAAGACCCCGACCGAGACCGCCAAGCTGGCGCGGGAGATCCTGCTCGGCTGATTCCCCCGTGCGCGGCCGCGACGGCCGCTCCCTGGGAGGACATGCCGCTGGGCCCGCACCCCGGACTTCCGGGGTGCGGGTCCAGCGGCGTTCCGCGGCGCGGGCGCCCGGGACGGTGGCGGTCAGCGGGCCAGCGGGACGAGGCGCGCCGGACCGGCGCCGGGATGCGAACGGAGCTGGACCCGCAGCCGGTAGTCCTCCTTCGACCAGGGCTCGGGACCGCTCCGCGGCGGCACGCCGCCCACCCGCTCGCCGGGTGCCTGCGGCGGCTCGTAGTGGTCCTCGGTGACGGCCATGGTCACGGCTGCTGCGCCGAGGATCAGGACGGTGAGCCCGATCGCGGCGCGCGTCCAGAGCTCGGCCCGGCGCTCGCTGCCGCCGCGCACCGAGCGGGCCGAGGCGAGCCTCGGCGCCGACAGGTTGGCCACCAGATCGCTCAGCTCGTGCTGGAGTGCGTCGGGCTCGGCCAGTTCGGGGATCTGCTCGGCGACGGCCGCCCGGGCGTGCAACAGCCGGTGTGCGGCGGCCGGCGTGCTCGCCTCGGTCTCGGCAGCGGTATCGGGAAGGTCGAGGCCCAGGCCGTCGTACAGGAGCAGCGTGCGGCGGTACGACGGCGGCAGCCCGAGCAGTGCCTCGCGGAGCGTGCGCCCGCCGGGGTACGCGGCGGCGGCCGGACGGGCCGACGCGACGGGGTCGGCGCGGCGGTGGGCGCGGCGCAGACGGTGCCAGGGCGACATGGCGTACTCGTACGCGGCCGCCCGTACCCAGCCCGACGGATCCCGGTCCACGGCGACCTCGGGCCAGCGCTGCCAGGCCAGGTGGAAGGCGCGCTCGACGGCCTCCCGGGACAGCGACTGCCGCCCGGTGAGCAGCAGGGTCTGACGGACGAGATCGGGGGCCGTACGGGCGTACAGCTCGTCGAAGGCCTGCTCCGCGGTCAGCGCGGCCCCGTCCGCGTCCGGGACGGGTGGCCGCCCGGAGGGTTCCGCGGGGCGGGCGGCGCCGATGGTCTCCTCCCCCAGGGAGGCTTCCTGCCGGGTGGTCCCCGAGGCTTCGGGGTGCTCGGCGGAGGTCCGGACGGGGGCCGTCTTGGGATACGGGCGCGGGGGGTCGGGCGGCGGAGGTGGCGCGGAGGCACCGGGCCGGGCCGCGGCCGCCTTCCGGTACCCGGCGGCGGGGCTCGCGGCCGGGTACCCGGAGGCACCACCGGTGGTGGAGCGCGTGGGGGCGGGGCTCCCGGTCTTCGCGGCGGTGGGGCTCGCGACGGAGCTGCCGGTCGTGGGTGTTGCGACGGTGGTGGGGGGCGCGGCGGAGCTGCCGGTCGTGGAGCGCGTGGGAGCGCGGCTCCCGGCGGCGGGACTTTCGGTGGGGGTGTCACGGCCTTCCCTGGTGGGAGCGGCATCCCCGGAACTCTCCGTCCCCCCGGTGCGCCCGCCGTCAGCACGGCGCCGGTCCGGAGCGGGCGAAGGGCTTCCGGGCCGCTCCTCGCCGGTGGCGGCCGCCGCAGGTCCGGCCTCCTCGCCGGCCTCGGGCAGGGACTCCCGGGCCGAGAGCTCGGCCTCGTACGCGGCGAGCAGCTTCGCGTACGCCTCACGCTTGCGCCCGCGGGGGTCGCTGCGGCCGGTCTCCCAGGCCCTGACCGTCGCCCTGGTGACGCCCAGGGCCTCCGCCAACTGCTCCTCGGACAGCGCCTTGGCCTCACGCAGCCTGCGGCGTTCCTTGGGCGAGGGCAACGGAGGCGCGGCCGCTTCGGTGCTGTCCGCGGCGCTCTTCGTCATGAAGACCTCCCCGGGAGGGCGTACTGGGCCGAAAAGTACATAAGCGTATTTTTAGCGACACAGCGAGCAATCTCTCGTTACGCGGATAAAGCGCGTGTCGTTGGCAGCATGGCCGCGTGACCCAGACGACCGATCGTGGCCCCGCGGGCGTGGCCGTGCAGGGCGGCCGGTCCGCGGCCGCGCTGACGATGTCCCTGATGCGCGGGGCGATCGCGGCGGGCCTCGGGCTCGGCGCACTCGCCGCGCTCGTGACGGTGATGTGGATCAGCTCCCCGTACCCGGACAGCGGACCCGACGGAGCACTCCACGCCGCTGCCGGCATGTGGCTGCTCGCCCACGGCACGGAGCTGATCAGATCCGAGACGCTCTCCGAGGTGCCCGCCCCGGTGGGTCTGGTCCCGCTGCTGCTCACGGCACTGCCGGTGTTC
It contains:
- the sucD gene encoding succinate--CoA ligase subunit alpha is translated as MAIFLTKESKVIVQGMTGSEGQKHTRRMLASGTNVVGGVNPRKAGTTVDFDGTEVPVFGSVADAIKETGADVTVIFVPEKFTKDAVIEAIDAEIGLAVVITEGVAVHDTAQFWAYAGAKGNKTRIIGPNCPGLITPGQSNAGIIPADITKPGRIGLVSKSGTLTYQMMYELRDIGFSSCVGIGGDPIIGTTHIDALAAFEADPDTDLIVMIGEIGGDAEERAADFIKANVTKPVVGYVAGFTAPEGKTMGHAGAIVSGSSGTAQAKKEALEAAGVKVGKTPTETAKLAREILLG
- a CDS encoding helix-turn-helix domain-containing protein, which encodes MTKSAADSTEAAAPPLPSPKERRRLREAKALSEEQLAEALGVTRATVRAWETGRSDPRGRKREAYAKLLAAYEAELSARESLPEAGEEAGPAAAATGEERPGSPSPAPDRRRADGGRTGGTESSGDAAPTREGRDTPTESPAAGSRAPTRSTTGSSAAPPTTVATPTTGSSVASPTAAKTGSPAPTRSTTGGASGYPAASPAAGYRKAAAARPGASAPPPPPDPPRPYPKTAPVRTSAEHPEASGTTRQEASLGEETIGAARPAEPSGRPPVPDADGAALTAEQAFDELYARTAPDLVRQTLLLTGRQSLSREAVERAFHLAWQRWPEVAVDRDPSGWVRAAAYEYAMSPWHRLRRAHRRADPVASARPAAAAYPGGRTLREALLGLPPSYRRTLLLYDGLGLDLPDTAAETEASTPAAAHRLLHARAAVAEQIPELAEPDALQHELSDLVANLSAPRLASARSVRGGSERRAELWTRAAIGLTVLILGAAAVTMAVTEDHYEPPQAPGERVGGVPPRSGPEPWSKEDYRLRVQLRSHPGAGPARLVPLAR